Below is a window of Mycobacterium dioxanotrophicus DNA.
GCCCCCAGTCGGGGAGTTCGTTGCCTGCCAGGTGAGCTTCCAGCCGGTCCAGGTAGGCGTGGGTGCCGGGATGGAAACCCTGGCCGTCGCGGGCGGTGAGACCGCGGTGGCTGAACCGCAGCAGGGTGCCGTCGCCATCCGGGCTGAGTTCGTACCGCACGACGCCGGCTTCGGGGGCCGACAACACGGCCTGGTTCCACTCGTGCTCGAAAACCCTTGGCGGGTCCCACACCCTGATCCGGCCGGTCATCTTCTTCTGCTGAGGCGGGATCGGTGGCGAATGCGGGATCATCTCGATCGTGCCGCCTTCCCGCGCGTCGATCGTCGTTTCTCCCATCCATTGGTTGCGCTGCGCGGGCTCGGTGATCGCGGCCCACACCGCCTCGACCGGATAGGGCAGGCGTCGCTCGAAGTTCAGCGCGGCCCGATCGCCTTCGACGGTGAGTTTTCCTTCGCGGCTGGTCATTTGGTCTCCTTGTGGGTCGTTTCGAGGTGACGTTCCAGGGCGTCGAGGTGGTTGGTCCAGTAGCGGCGGTACCGCTCGATCCACGCATCGATCTGCACCAGGCCGTCGGCGCGCAGCGCGTAGATGCGCCGCTGCGCGTCGGGCCGGACCTCGACCAGGCCGACCTCACGCAGCACCTTGAGGTGGCGTGACACGGTCGGCTGGGTCAGTCCGGGCAGGGTGGCGACCAGCTCACCGGCAGTGCGCTCGCCGTCGGTGAGCGCGTCGAGTAGGGCGCGTCTGCTGGGTTCGGCGACGGCCTCGAAGACGTCCATGCATCGAGTATTGCACTCTGTCTATATAGATGCAAACGCATATAGGTAGTCGTCCGGGTGCCTGGCGACGTCGGTCGTCGGCACGTCACACTGGCTGGGTGGTTCATGACGATCCGGAACTGCAGGACGCGATCTCCCGCTACGCGCAGCGATACCGGCCCAAGCCTCGCAGGGGACAGGCGGCGCTGACGGTGGCGCTGGTGGTGCTGCACGCGGCGCTCGTCGTCGAGACTTGGCTGTCCTGGTTGCGGATGGCGCAGGCGCTCGAGATGTGCATTGCCGACATCTGCGGGTACCCCGCCGCGGTTGACCGCACCTTCTGGGTGGCGATACCCGCCGGCGCCGCACTGCTCGTCATCGATCTGGCGGTGACGGCCTACCTGATGTTCCGTCGGCGCCGCGCCTTCGTGGTGCCGATCGCAGGTTGTTGCGTCCAATTGGCGCTGTTCGCGGTGACCGCCCTGCTCCTCGCCGATGCCGGATCCGCCTGACGTCAGCGCCGCAGTACCAGCAGGGTCTGTGCTGAGGTGCCGATAAACCCTTGCCGGTCAAAGAGTTCCGCGGTCGTCACGCCGACGCCGTCAGGTCCGATGGAGCCCCGTGCGCGCAGGGCGAAGTCGGATCCGATCGGCAGCCGGTGCAGGTGCACCGCGGTGTCGGTGTTCATGAAGACGAACTTGTCGGGATCCAACGCGGCGCCTGCACCGTTCGCGGAATCCACCACGAGAGCCAACCGCTGAACCGCCGTGGTCTCTTCGTCATCGACGACCGGGGTCAGCGCACGCAACCACACCACCGACGCCCCGGCGTCGGTACCGCGCTGGCGCCGCCAGCTCACCGTCTCCAGATAGCCCGCCGCGCCCTCCCAGTCGTGCGCCACATCGGTCTGCTGCCCTTCGACCAGCGGGGCGAAGCGATCCGTGGCCACATCGCTGGTGTCCCCGGTGGCCAGCAGCCACGCGCTCACCCTGGCCACCGCGCGCCACTGCCCGTCAGGCCGTTGTGCGGACATCTCGGCGATCGCCAGCGATATCCGGGCGCCCGGGCGGTCGACCCAGGCCCGGACCCGCAGCGGCGCAACAGGTATGGCGCCGAGGATGTCCAGCGTCAAGCGGCCGATGCGCAGACCCGACGGAGCCATCAACTCCTCGATGGCCTTGGTCAACAAGGCCAGGGGAGGCGAGCCGTGCTGGATCGCCGGATCCCAGTTGCTTCGGGTGTCGGCGGTGGACTCGAACAGTTGGAATTCGCCGTCGGCGGAGAGCCGACGGTAGTGGCAGCCGATCATGCCGCGGGCTCTGTCGGGGCCGGTGACTGCTCGGGCCAGCCCGGGTACGGCGGCGGGGTGCCACCGAACGCGGGGCACAGGGCCTGATGCGCACACCACGAACACAGCCGCGACGGGTTGGGCCGGAAATCGCCTGTGGCGCCGGCTGTTTGGATCGCGCGCCAGATCGCCATCAGGGTGCGCTCGAACCGGAGCAGTTCGTCGGCGTCGGGCGAATAGTCGAGTACCTGACCGTCGGCGAGGTACACCAGGCGCAGTCGGGCCGGCATGACGTTGCGCGACCGCAACAGCGCGACCGCGTAGAACTTCATCTGGAACATCGCCTTGAACTCGGCCATGGTGCGCGCCGCGGGCGGCGCCTTGCCGGTCTTGTAGTCCACCACGCGCAGCTCACCGGTCGGCGCGACGTCGATGCGGTCGACGAACCCCCGCAGCAGCGTGCCGTCGGTCAGCTCGACATCGATGCGCAGCTCGCAGCTGTCCGGGTCGAACCGCGTCGGATCCTCCAACCGGTAGTAACCCGACAGGAGCGCCCGCGCCTCCTCGAAGAGAGTGGGGGACACGGTCTCCGCGAGTTCCGGCTCCGCGGCCACCACCTGGGCCCAGGCGGGCTCGACGAGCGCCAGCGCGGTGTCGTGTACCCGCTCGGCCGCAGGCAGCCCGTACAGCTGCTCCAGGGCCGCGTGGACCAGTGATCCGCGCAGCTGCGCCGGTGACCGCGGCTCGGGCAGCCGGTCGATGGCCCGGAAGCGGTACAGCAGCGGGCATTGCTTGAAATCGCTGGCCCGGGATGGCGAGAGCGCCGGCCTGCGCAGCGGCCCGGCCGGCTCGGCAAGCGTGGTTGCCGCCGTCACCTCACTCATACCGGCAGCCTATGACCGGGCTCCGACAATTTTGCGGCAACCCGCGCACCCGGCGCGGCGGGGCTACTGGCAGGCTGGTTGACCGTGCCAAGGACCGGACCGTTCGCCGTGGGTGACCGCGTGCAGCTCACCGACGCCAAGGGCAGGCACTACACGATGGTGCTGACGCCGGGCGGCGAATTCCACACCCACCGCGGGATCATCTCCCTCGACGGGGTGATCGGCCTGCCGGAGGGCAGCGTCGTCAAATCCACGAACGGTGACCAGTTCCTGGTGCTGCGCCCGTTGCTGGTCGACTACGTGATGTCGATGCCGCGCGGCGCGCAGGTGATCTACCCCAAGGACGCGGCACAGATCGTGCACGAGGGGGACATCTTTCCCGGCGCGCGCGTGCTGGAGGCCGGTGCTGGATCGGGCGCGCTGACGTGTTCGCTGCTG
It encodes the following:
- a CDS encoding SRPBCC family protein, with the translated sequence MTSREGKLTVEGDRAALNFERRLPYPVEAVWAAITEPAQRNQWMGETTIDAREGGTIEMIPHSPPIPPQQKKMTGRIRVWDPPRVFEHEWNQAVLSAPEAGVVRYELSPDGDGTLLRFSHRGLTARDGQGFHPGTHAYLDRLEAHLAGNELPDWGQRYQEVAAALGQQWEGE
- a CDS encoding ArsR/SmtB family transcription factor, translated to MDVFEAVAEPSRRALLDALTDGERTAGELVATLPGLTQPTVSRHLKVLREVGLVEVRPDAQRRIYALRADGLVQIDAWIERYRRYWTNHLDALERHLETTHKETK
- a CDS encoding DUF6264 family protein, translated to MVHDDPELQDAISRYAQRYRPKPRRGQAALTVALVVLHAALVVETWLSWLRMAQALEMCIADICGYPAAVDRTFWVAIPAGAALLVIDLAVTAYLMFRRRRAFVVPIAGCCVQLALFAVTALLLADAGSA
- a CDS encoding thioesterase family protein; this translates as MIGCHYRRLSADGEFQLFESTADTRSNWDPAIQHGSPPLALLTKAIEELMAPSGLRIGRLTLDILGAIPVAPLRVRAWVDRPGARISLAIAEMSAQRPDGQWRAVARVSAWLLATGDTSDVATDRFAPLVEGQQTDVAHDWEGAAGYLETVSWRRQRGTDAGASVVWLRALTPVVDDEETTAVQRLALVVDSANGAGAALDPDKFVFMNTDTAVHLHRLPIGSDFALRARGSIGPDGVGVTTAELFDRQGFIGTSAQTLLVLRR
- a CDS encoding RecB family exonuclease, which gives rise to MSEVTAATTLAEPAGPLRRPALSPSRASDFKQCPLLYRFRAIDRLPEPRSPAQLRGSLVHAALEQLYGLPAAERVHDTALALVEPAWAQVVAAEPELAETVSPTLFEEARALLSGYYRLEDPTRFDPDSCELRIDVELTDGTLLRGFVDRIDVAPTGELRVVDYKTGKAPPAARTMAEFKAMFQMKFYAVALLRSRNVMPARLRLVYLADGQVLDYSPDADELLRFERTLMAIWRAIQTAGATGDFRPNPSRLCSWCAHQALCPAFGGTPPPYPGWPEQSPAPTEPAA